In a genomic window of Amycolatopsis japonica:
- a CDS encoding DUF3151 domain-containing protein — translation MTNLLGPQPTHLPEHTAAQAALDAGTDPAAVAAEHPDYSEAWAALAEKALDAGETVAAYAYARTGYHRGLDQLRRAGWKGHGPVPWSHRPNQGFLRSLAVLGKAAGKIGETEEYDRCRTFLSDSDPAAAEATGLK, via the coding sequence ATGACGAACCTCCTCGGCCCCCAGCCGACGCATCTCCCCGAGCACACCGCCGCGCAGGCGGCGCTGGACGCCGGGACCGATCCGGCCGCCGTCGCCGCCGAGCACCCCGACTACAGCGAGGCGTGGGCCGCCCTCGCCGAGAAGGCGCTCGACGCGGGCGAGACCGTCGCCGCGTACGCGTACGCCCGCACCGGTTACCACCGCGGCCTCGACCAGCTTCGCCGCGCGGGCTGGAAGGGACACGGGCCGGTGCCGTGGTCGCACCGCCCGAACCAGGGTTTCCTGCGTTCGCTCGCCGTCCTCGGCAAGGCCGCCGGCAAGATCGGCGAGACCGAGGAGTACGACCGCTGCAGGACCTTCCTGAGTGACTCGGACCCCGCCGCCGCGGAAGCCACCGGCCTCAAGTAG
- a CDS encoding ATP-binding protein, with translation MAESDLVRASCAVAEEYLASFRIVILNGPRQAGKTTMLRHLHRRHGGTSFNLDDEQLLQAAIEDPVGFAGTGPEPRLIDEVQRAGDPLIRAIKAEVDAESGPGRYVLAGSTRFLATPSLSESLAGRGVVVDVWPFSQGEFEGRFERFIDVAFDEPGRLLGLGPANVDRADYFARICRGGFPEPALLGGARARKAWFRAYVQAIAERDIREMSRVNEPSAMTALLAYLASITAQEHNSVNTSTRTGLHRTTVNKYVELLEAVFLVHRLPAWSRNLTSRAVKHAKLHLTDTGLAASLLGVSPESLAKPVAPTRGPLVETFIVNELAKQATWSEAEVRLHHWRVSGGAEVDVVMERDDGQVVGVEAKARDTVTAADFRGLAQLRDLLGDQFTQGIVLHTGSQGAISFGDRLMALPLDSLWRAGHDPAT, from the coding sequence ATGGCCGAATCGGACCTGGTACGGGCCAGTTGCGCCGTCGCCGAGGAGTACCTGGCGAGCTTTCGTATCGTGATCCTCAACGGCCCGCGTCAGGCCGGTAAGACGACCATGCTCAGGCATCTGCACCGGCGTCACGGTGGTACCTCCTTCAACCTCGACGACGAGCAGCTTCTGCAAGCGGCCATCGAGGACCCCGTCGGATTCGCCGGTACCGGCCCGGAGCCCAGGCTCATCGATGAGGTGCAACGGGCAGGGGACCCGCTGATCAGAGCGATCAAGGCGGAGGTCGACGCGGAGAGCGGGCCAGGACGCTACGTCCTGGCCGGGTCCACCAGGTTCCTGGCGACTCCCAGCCTTTCGGAGTCCCTGGCGGGACGGGGCGTCGTCGTCGATGTGTGGCCGTTTTCGCAGGGGGAGTTCGAGGGACGGTTCGAGCGGTTCATCGATGTCGCTTTCGACGAACCCGGCCGTTTGCTCGGCCTCGGTCCCGCGAACGTCGATCGCGCGGACTACTTCGCGCGGATCTGTCGCGGAGGTTTTCCCGAACCCGCGCTTCTCGGCGGCGCGCGTGCGCGTAAGGCCTGGTTCCGTGCCTACGTGCAGGCCATCGCGGAGCGCGACATCCGGGAGATGTCCAGGGTCAATGAACCCAGCGCGATGACGGCCTTGCTGGCCTACCTGGCCTCCATCACAGCGCAAGAGCACAACAGCGTGAACACGTCGACCAGGACAGGCCTTCACCGCACCACGGTGAACAAGTACGTCGAGTTGCTCGAAGCGGTGTTCCTGGTCCACCGGCTCCCGGCGTGGTCGCGAAATCTGACGTCCCGGGCGGTGAAACACGCCAAACTGCACCTCACCGACACGGGCCTCGCCGCTTCTTTGCTGGGCGTGTCACCGGAATCCCTGGCGAAGCCCGTGGCGCCGACCCGTGGCCCCCTTGTCGAGACCTTCATCGTCAATGAACTGGCCAAGCAAGCGACGTGGAGCGAAGCGGAGGTCCGGCTCCACCACTGGCGAGTGAGCGGTGGCGCGGAGGTCGACGTGGTCATGGAACGGGACGACGGGCAGGTTGTCGGCGTCGAAGCGAAGGCGCGAGACACCGTGACCGCGGCGGATTTCCGCGGCCTCGCCCAGTTGAGAGACCTTCTCGGTGATCAGTTCACGCAAGGAATCGTCTTGCACACGGGGAGCCAGGGCGCCATCAGCTTCGGTGATCGGCTGATGGCGCTCCCGCTCGATTCCTTGTGGCGGGCCGGGCACGATCCGGCTACGTGA
- a CDS encoding MFS transporter produces MASAGRVTYREVFGVAEFRSLWFAELFSIFGDQLARVALSVLVFTETRSATLTGLTYALTYAPSLLGGIFLTGFADRFPRRTVMVVVDLLRALLIALVAVPVLPFWVLCVLVGGVSLLNPPFKAAQLALLPQILEGDRFVVGMAIRSMTVQSAQLAGFAGGGLLLTALEPHIALALDAVTFVISALFVRFGLKSRPAAASGEKRKSFFASIGSGGKIVFASAGLRSLLLFTWLMGLLPVYEGIAAPYVASSGGGPEVIGLLLAADPIGSVIGAFIYSRWVPAHVRPKLIGPLSALTALPLLLCFLQPGPLSSIVLFVLCGGFGTVALMQATASLTLAVPDESRAQVMGLSNTGLTTTMGVSPLIGGILADQVGPQSTVGVFGLAGLILTVPLALSWFRTLSRDPERWQEKDAARAEH; encoded by the coding sequence ATGGCTTCGGCCGGACGGGTCACTTACCGAGAGGTGTTCGGTGTAGCCGAGTTCCGTTCGCTCTGGTTCGCCGAACTGTTTTCGATCTTCGGTGATCAACTCGCCAGGGTCGCCCTGTCCGTCCTCGTCTTCACCGAAACCCGCTCCGCGACCCTGACCGGTCTCACCTACGCGCTGACCTACGCCCCTTCGCTGCTCGGCGGCATCTTCCTCACCGGCTTCGCGGACCGGTTCCCCCGGCGGACCGTCATGGTGGTCGTCGACCTCTTACGGGCCTTGCTGATCGCGCTGGTCGCGGTGCCGGTACTGCCGTTCTGGGTCCTGTGCGTCCTCGTCGGCGGCGTCTCGCTGCTGAACCCGCCGTTCAAGGCGGCCCAGCTGGCCCTGCTGCCGCAGATCCTCGAAGGCGACCGGTTCGTCGTCGGCATGGCGATCCGCAGCATGACCGTCCAATCGGCACAGCTGGCGGGCTTCGCCGGCGGCGGGCTCCTGCTGACCGCGCTCGAACCCCATATCGCCCTCGCGCTGGACGCGGTCACCTTCGTGATCTCGGCGCTGTTCGTCCGGTTCGGGCTGAAATCGCGGCCGGCCGCGGCGTCCGGGGAGAAGCGCAAGTCGTTCTTCGCGTCGATCGGTTCGGGCGGCAAGATCGTCTTCGCCAGCGCCGGGTTGCGCTCGTTGCTGCTGTTCACCTGGCTGATGGGCCTGCTGCCGGTGTACGAGGGCATCGCGGCGCCCTACGTCGCCTCGTCGGGCGGCGGCCCCGAGGTCATCGGCCTGTTGCTGGCCGCCGACCCGATCGGCAGCGTGATCGGGGCGTTCATCTACTCACGGTGGGTGCCGGCACACGTCAGACCGAAACTGATCGGGCCGCTTTCGGCGTTGACCGCGCTCCCGCTGCTGCTGTGCTTCCTGCAGCCGGGACCGCTGTCGTCGATCGTGCTGTTCGTGCTCTGCGGCGGCTTCGGCACGGTGGCGCTGATGCAGGCGACCGCGTCGCTGACGCTGGCCGTGCCGGACGAGAGCCGGGCACAGGTGATGGGGCTGTCGAACACCGGATTGACCACGACGATGGGGGTGAGTCCCCTGATCGGCGGCATCCTGGCGGACCAGGTCGGCCCTCAGTCGACCGTCGGCGTCTTCGGCCTTGCGGGATTGATTCTGACCGTCCCGCTCGCGTTGAGCTGGTTCCGGACCCTCAGCCGCGACCCGGAACGGTGGCAGGAAAAAGACGCCGCACGCGCAGAACATTGA
- a CDS encoding lipase family protein: MRPGSRRGVSAAVSAATIAALLTFGAQQAGAAPSFYDPPSPLPAGAPGDIIRHEPSTFYVDPVKLIKADADVQRIMYRSTDTHGRANAVTGTVLTPKKAWTGAGERPVIGYAAGTQGVGDQCAPSKALSAGMEYEGPFIAGLLLRGYGVVVTDYEGLGTPGVHTYVNRVAEGNAVLDSIRAAQRLPEANLPDNGPVATAGYSQGGGASASAAELQPSYAPELKLKGSYAGAVPADLAEVGKNIDGHYAFGFLGFTMVSMDAAYPELNIPSLLNAKGAEAFEKVKQECTVDAIFAHAFTQSKDLTKDGRPLTAYLGEEPYKTRVGEQLIGARKPGAPTLVVHSALDDIVPYAQGRTMARSWCAKGAKVQFSTSLVPTHVGGAIRAFPEAFAWLEGRFAGLPAFGNCGLF, translated from the coding sequence ATGCGTCCAGGATCCCGGCGCGGTGTGTCCGCCGCCGTCTCAGCGGCCACCATCGCGGCCCTGCTGACCTTCGGGGCACAGCAGGCCGGCGCCGCCCCGTCCTTCTACGATCCCCCGTCGCCACTGCCCGCGGGTGCTCCCGGCGACATCATCCGGCACGAGCCGTCCACCTTCTACGTCGATCCCGTGAAACTCATCAAGGCCGACGCGGACGTCCAGCGCATCATGTACCGCAGCACCGACACCCACGGCCGGGCCAACGCCGTGACCGGCACCGTCCTCACCCCGAAGAAGGCGTGGACCGGCGCGGGCGAGCGGCCGGTCATCGGCTACGCGGCCGGGACGCAGGGCGTCGGCGACCAGTGCGCGCCGTCGAAAGCCCTCTCGGCGGGCATGGAGTACGAAGGCCCCTTCATCGCCGGGCTGCTGCTTCGCGGCTACGGCGTCGTCGTCACCGACTACGAAGGCCTCGGCACTCCCGGCGTCCACACGTACGTCAACCGCGTCGCCGAGGGCAACGCCGTCCTCGACTCGATCCGCGCGGCGCAGCGCCTGCCCGAAGCGAATCTGCCGGACAACGGCCCGGTCGCGACCGCGGGCTACTCGCAGGGCGGCGGGGCGTCGGCGTCGGCCGCCGAACTGCAGCCGTCGTACGCGCCCGAACTCAAGCTGAAGGGCTCGTACGCGGGCGCCGTCCCGGCCGACCTGGCCGAAGTCGGCAAGAACATCGACGGGCACTACGCGTTCGGGTTCCTCGGCTTCACGATGGTCAGCATGGACGCGGCGTACCCGGAGCTGAACATCCCGTCCCTGCTGAACGCGAAGGGCGCCGAAGCGTTCGAGAAGGTCAAGCAGGAGTGCACTGTGGACGCGATCTTCGCGCACGCGTTCACGCAGTCGAAGGACCTGACGAAGGACGGCAGGCCGCTGACGGCTTACCTCGGCGAAGAGCCGTACAAGACGCGAGTCGGCGAGCAGCTCATCGGTGCGCGTAAGCCGGGCGCGCCGACGCTGGTCGTCCACAGTGCTCTCGACGACATCGTCCCCTACGCGCAGGGGCGGACCATGGCGCGCTCGTGGTGCGCGAAGGGTGCGAAGGTGCAGTTCTCGACTTCGCTGGTTCCGACGCACGTCGGCGGGGCGATCCGGGCGTTCCCGGAGGCCTTCGCTTGGCTTGAGGGACGCTTCGCGGGGCTGCCGGCCTTCGGGAACTGCGGCCTGTTCTAG
- a CDS encoding TetR/AcrR family transcriptional regulator: MLGSAAGVFAVHGAQAATIEQIARRAGVSRQAVYEQFGDRTTLFAQVVADIEERAFEAIGAPALDLSQPELRSWARANYANMFAFVAANPDAFPVLREAERMGDPALTRLRERLATVYTEASRQRWARHGVDSGRADKALVTLFFAMTEALVQASWDGEPPDADALIDLLTEFTVGGVVRLRTAAADVMERLR; this comes from the coding sequence GTGCTGGGTTCGGCCGCCGGCGTCTTCGCGGTGCACGGCGCGCAGGCCGCGACGATCGAGCAGATCGCCCGGCGCGCGGGGGTGTCCCGCCAGGCCGTCTACGAGCAGTTCGGCGACCGCACGACGTTGTTCGCCCAGGTCGTGGCCGACATCGAGGAACGCGCCTTCGAGGCGATCGGCGCGCCCGCCCTCGACCTCTCGCAGCCCGAGCTCCGGTCCTGGGCCCGCGCCAACTACGCCAACATGTTCGCCTTCGTCGCGGCGAATCCCGACGCGTTCCCCGTGCTGCGTGAAGCGGAGCGCATGGGCGACCCGGCCCTCACCCGGCTTCGGGAACGGCTCGCGACCGTCTACACCGAGGCGAGCCGTCAGCGCTGGGCACGCCACGGCGTCGACTCCGGCCGCGCGGACAAGGCGCTGGTCACGCTGTTCTTCGCGATGACCGAGGCGCTCGTCCAGGCGAGCTGGGACGGTGAGCCGCCCGACGCGGACGCGCTCATCGACCTGCTCACCGAATTCACCGTCGGCGGCGTCGTCCGTCTCCGGACCGCGGCCGCCGACGTGATGGAAAGACTGCGTTAG
- a CDS encoding GGDEF domain-containing protein: protein MITSEERAGHRSALTVATWELWKRPKHWIAYTGLSVATMLALTGVFAASIAITSSQVLLCSLLAGLAIAHTEATRRIERQRRSMSVTPHINMTSVWVLPGAILLPPQLTALLVTVIYLHLGYRSWAGLRTVNPHRTVANATSMTLTAFAAWAAVQIVGADTASVTSICAASLAFFLMNAVFTGTGLYFAAPKKATVQTLLGSWDDNILEASTVCIGALVLAVLPHQPVLVLLVFLPLYLLQRSVLIKQLEELATTDQKTQLLNATTWQQGAVREVSRAERENGQFGALMIDLDHFKSINDTYGHLAGDDVLKGVAALVKAETRTQDLAGRFGGEEFVVLLTSSSKQESVAVAERIRQRISEMVIKTQDNEGNAVVIEQRTASVGVATFPLDGRTIDEVMASADASVYAAKRNGRNRVVSSPDLASVTEEAMEAVAA, encoded by the coding sequence ATGATCACATCGGAGGAACGCGCTGGACATCGTTCGGCTCTCACGGTAGCGACGTGGGAGCTGTGGAAGAGGCCTAAACACTGGATCGCCTACACCGGGCTGTCCGTCGCGACGATGCTGGCACTGACGGGGGTCTTCGCCGCATCCATCGCCATCACGTCTTCGCAGGTCCTGCTGTGTTCCCTGCTCGCGGGGCTCGCCATCGCGCATACCGAGGCGACCCGCCGGATCGAGCGCCAGCGGCGCAGCATGAGCGTCACCCCGCATATCAACATGACCTCGGTCTGGGTCCTGCCGGGCGCGATCCTGCTTCCGCCGCAGTTGACCGCGCTTCTCGTAACCGTGATCTATCTTCACCTCGGATACCGCAGCTGGGCGGGCCTCCGCACGGTCAACCCCCATCGAACTGTGGCGAACGCCACATCGATGACGCTGACCGCGTTCGCCGCCTGGGCGGCCGTGCAGATCGTCGGCGCCGACACGGCGTCGGTGACGTCGATCTGCGCCGCGAGCCTCGCCTTCTTCCTGATGAACGCCGTCTTCACCGGCACCGGCCTGTACTTCGCGGCTCCCAAGAAGGCGACCGTCCAGACGCTCCTCGGCTCCTGGGACGACAACATCCTCGAAGCCTCGACGGTCTGCATCGGCGCGCTCGTGCTCGCCGTCCTGCCGCATCAGCCGGTACTCGTGCTGCTCGTCTTCCTGCCGCTGTACCTGCTGCAGCGTTCCGTGCTGATCAAGCAGCTGGAGGAGCTCGCCACCACCGACCAGAAGACCCAGCTGCTCAACGCCACGACCTGGCAGCAGGGCGCCGTCCGCGAGGTCTCCCGCGCCGAGCGTGAGAACGGCCAGTTCGGCGCGCTGATGATCGACCTCGACCACTTCAAGAGCATCAACGACACGTACGGCCACCTGGCGGGCGACGATGTCCTCAAGGGTGTCGCGGCGCTGGTCAAGGCCGAAACGCGGACGCAGGACCTCGCCGGCCGCTTCGGCGGTGAGGAGTTCGTCGTACTCCTGACCTCGTCTTCGAAGCAGGAGTCCGTCGCGGTCGCCGAGCGGATCCGGCAGCGGATCAGCGAAATGGTCATCAAGACCCAGGACAACGAGGGCAACGCCGTGGTCATCGAGCAGCGGACGGCGTCGGTCGGCGTCGCGACGTTCCCGCTCGACGGCCGGACGATCGACGAGGTCATGGCCTCGGCCGACGCCTCCGTCTACGCGGCCAAACGCAACGGCCGTAACCGCGTCGTCTCGTCACCGGATCTGGCGTCGGTCACCGAAGAAGCCATGGAGGCCGTCGCGGCCTAA